The window CTGGTCGACCGTCTACCTGGTGGCCGCCACCGGGATGTTCCTCGGTCTGCAGATGCTCAACCTGTTCGGCATGGACGGCTCGGCGTTCTGGATGGTCGCCGCGACCCTGCTGACCCCCGCCGACGCCCGCGAGGAGCTGCGCGGGCGGGCGTTCGCGATCCTCTCCTACGCGGTGCCGGTCACCCTGGTGCTGGCGCTGCTGCTGGCCGCCGTCACCGGTGACTGGGCCGGTCTGGCGCCGGCGTTCGGCCTGGCGCTCGGCCTGCTCGGCTGCGGCATCGCGATCGGCGCGGTGCTCAGCGTGCTGGCCCCGTACACCATGCCGTCCGACAACAACCCGATGCGCAACGCCGCCCCCGGCCAGGGCGGGCTGGTGATGCTCAACAGCTTCGGCTCGATGTTCGGCGCCGCGCTGCTCAGCCTGCCGGTCTCCGGCTACCTCGGCTGGGCGCTGCTCTCCGACGGCCCGGCCTGGCCGGTGCTGGCGCTCGGCCTGCTGTACGGCGCGCTGGTCGCCTTCCTCGGCATCCGGCTGGCCGCCGGCCGCCTGCTGGAGCGTGCCCCGGAGATCCTGGCCAAGGCCGTCGAACGCTGACGGCCAGCCCGTCGGGCACCCCCGCGAGCGCCCGGTCCCCGTCGTCGGGGCCGGGCGCTCCGGCATCATGGGCGGAGGCCGCCCCGACCGCGGGACGGGCACGACGAGAGCAGGCGACACCGTGGGCAAGCGCAGGCAGCAGGGCGGGACCGGGGCGGACGGGAGCGCCGGACCGCTACTGGAGCAGGCGGTGCGAGCGGTGCTGACCGCACCGGACGAGGGGCTGGACCTCGCCCTGGACACCGGCGCCTCGCTGCTGGCCGCCTCCCCCGCCCAGTGGCCGGCGGTGAGCCGGGCACTGCTCGGGTACGCGGACACGGCGGTCGGGCGCTGCTGGTCGGCGGGCTGGCGGCCGGCCGACCTGGCCCGGGTGGTGCGGCGGGAGCTGAAGCCGGTGCACCTGGCCCTCGCGGTGGACCTCATCGCCGCCGAGAACCGCCGCCACCCGGCGGCCACCACCGACCGGCGCTGGCAGGAGCAGCTGCGCGAGCTGGAGACCGCGGTGTGGTGGCCGGGCGACGAGGCGTACCTGGGTGCCTTCGCCGACCGCCACCGGCTGGACCGGTTCGCGCTGGCCACCAACGTGCTGGAGCTGCTGCGCAGCTGGGGCCGGCTGCCCCCGATCGCCCCGGTCGGCCCGGCTCCCGGGCCGGGCGGGCAGGCCCCCCGGACGGAGCGGCGGGCCGCGGGCCCGGTGCCGGGCGAGCCGCGGATGCTGTCCCGGATCCGGGCGCTGCTGGCGAAGGCCGAGTCCACCGAGTACCCGGAGGAGGCCGAGGCGCTGACCGCCAAGGCCCAGCAGCTGATGGCCCAGCACAGCATCGACGACGCGCTGCTGGCGGTCGGCGGCGAGGACCGCGACGCCCCGGCGGCGCTGCGGATCGGCGTGGACAACCCCTACGAGGTCCCGAAGACGATGCTGCTGGACGCGGTGGCGGCGGCGAACCGGTGCCGGGTGGTCTGGGCGAAGGAGTTCGGCTTCTGCACCATCATCGGCTTCGACGGCGACCTGGACGGCGTCGAGCTGCTCTACACCTCGCTGCTGGTGCAGGCGACGCACGCGATGAACAAGGCCGGTTCGCGCCAGCACCTGGACGGCGCCTCGCGCACCAAGGCGTTCCGGCACTCCTTCCTGGTCGCGTACGCGGCGCGGATCCGTGAGCGGCTGACCGCCGCGACCGAGCAGGCCACCAGCGACGCGGCGGCCGGCCGGCACCTGCGCGAGGACGGCACCGAGGAGCAGCTGGTGCCGGACGAGCGGCTGCTGCCGGCGCTGGCGGCCCGGACCGAGGCGGTCGACCAGCAGGTCGGGCGGATGTTCCCGAAGCTGGTCTCGCAGCGGGTCCGGGTGAGCGACGGCGAGGGCTGGGTGGCGGGCCGGGCGGCGGCCGACCGGGCCGCCCTGCACGGCCGGGCCGGGGAGATCCGGCGGTAGCGGTCGGGCCTGATAGAACGGACGTCGGCAGGGCCGGTCCGGCCGGTCCGGCCTCGGCCCGACCGGCCGGGCGGGCCCCGGGAGCAAGGGGGAGCGACGGTGGCGGTGACGGAGTCGGGGTATGCCGACCGGGTACGCGGGGCGCTGCTCGGCGGGGGCGTCGGCGACGCCCTGGGCTGGCCGGTGGAGTTCCAGCAGCTGCAGCAGATCCGGGAGCAGTACGGCCGGGCCGGGGTGACCGGGCTGCCCGGTGGCGGCCGGATCGCCGAGGTCACCGACGACACCCAGATGACGCTGTTCACCGCCGAGGGGCTGATCCGCGGCTTCGTCCGGGGCTGGTCGGGCGGCGGCGGATCGGTGCCGGAGGCCGTCCACGGCGCCTACCGGCGCTGGCTGCTGACGCAGCAGCAGGGCGCTCCGGACCAGGGCCCGCTCCCCCGCCCGTACGACGGCTGGCTGCTGCGGCAGCCGTTCCTGTACGCGCGGCGGGCGCCGGGCAACGCCTGCCTGAGCGGGGTGTCGTACCACCCGGAGTTCCGGGCACCGGCGCCGTTCGGGCAGTCGGGGCCGATCAACGCGCACTCCAAGGGGTGCGGCACGGTGATGCGCTCGGCGCCGTTCGGGCTGGCCCGGCTGGGCGTCGAGCAGTCCTTCGGGCTGGCCGCGCAGTGCGCGCAGCTCACCCACGGGCACCCGACCGGCTACCTGGCGGCGGGCGCGTTCGCGTCGCTGGTCGAGCGGCTGGTGGACGGGGTCGAGCCGTGGACGGCGGTCGGGCAGGTCGTCGAGCAGACCCGGGACTGGCCGGGCTCCAAGGAGACCGTCCTGGCGCTGCACCGGGCGGTGCGGGTGGCCGAGGAGGCCGAGCCCTCGGCGGAGGCGGTGGAGCGGGTCGGGCTCGGCTGGATCGCCGAGGAGTGCCTGGCGATCGCGGTGTACTGCCTGCTGGCCGCCGCGTCCGGGCCGGACCCGGCCCGGACGGCGCTGCTGCTGTCGGTGAACCACTCCGGGGACAGCGACTCCACCGGCGCGGTCTGCGGCAACCTGGTGGGCGCGGCGTACGGCGCGGCGGCCCTGCCGACGGCCTGGACCGAGGCGGTCGAGGGCACGGAGACGCTGCTGCGGGTGGCGGACGACCTGCTGGTGCTGTTCGGCAGCCGCGAGCCGACCCACCCGGCCCTGGACGGGCGCTACCCGGCCTGGTGACCCGGGCGGGCCTGGTGACCGGGTGGGCGGGCCGCCGCACGGCCCCGGCGGCGCCGACGGCGCCGGTCACCCGGCCTGCGGGTCGGTGACCTGGCCGAGGAAGAGCGGGCGGCCGGTCGTGGTGTCCCTGATCAGGAACAGGAACGGCCGGTCGATGTGCAGTTCCTCGGCCCTCTTGGGGACCGCCCCGGCCGCCGCCTCGATCCCGACGCCGCTTCCGGCGGCGGCCACCGTGCCGTCCTCGTCCACCTGCACGGTGGCCTTCTGCACCACCGTGCCGACCTTCAGCCGCTCGTCCGTCCCCGGTCCGGGGATGCCGCCGAGGTCCGCGGCGTCGAAGGCCGCGGCGACCCCGAGCGCCCGCAGGGTCGGCGTCAGCTCGTTGGCGGTCTCGAAGTGGAAGCGCGGCAGGGTGAGGTCGACCGAGCGCTCGGTGAGCGAGTCGAGGATCATCGTGAGCTGGGCCTGGTCCAGGCCCTTGCGGAAGGCCTCGAACCCGCCCTGGGCGGGCACCAGCAGGTCCATCGCCATCCCGCCGTCCGCGTAGGGCAGTTCGACGGCCTGCCAGGGCTGGCCGAGGATCCCGCCGGAGCCGTCGGCGTAGCGCAGGGTGCCGGTCCGGGCCATCGTGGCGACGGACGGGGTCGAGCCGTCCGGCCGGTGGAACGGCCGGTCGGAGGTCTGCGAGGCCTTGAACGGGGTGGCCCACCTCGCCTTCAGGTAGAGCGCGTCGGTGAGCGCCAGGCGGGTGTCCTGGTTGATCGTCCGCTCGGCGAAGAGGTCCTTGATCCGGCCCTCGGTCGCCTTCTCCACCGTCGCGTTGACGGTCCTGCGGGCGCTCTCCGGATCCTTGCGGAAGTCGGCGGTGTGCACGCCGGTGCCGAAGGCGGCGGCGAGGGTGGCCAGGTAGCCCTGGTCGAGCGGGAAGCCCTGCTGGACCCAGAGGTCGTCCGCCTGGCGCAGGGTCAGGCCGTCGGTGGGCGGGCCGGTCCGGTTCAGGGCGCCGGTGGCGAGGGCGTACTGCTGCGGGGTGAGCCCGGTGTGCAGGGCCTTGGCGAGCTCGTCGGCGGTGGCGCCGCGGGCACCGGGCAGCACCATGGCGAGCACGGTGGCCAGGCCGGACGGCGAGAGCACGAGGTTGCGGCCGGCGCCGTCGGGCGTGGCGGTGAGGGTGTGCAGCAGGTCCAGGCCGAGGGCGTTGGTGGCGGCGGCGGTCGCCGCGACCTGAGCCGGGTCGGTCGGCGGGGCGGAGGTGGGTGCGGGGGCCCGGACGACCTGGTCCGCGACGCCGGTGCTGCCGCAGCCGGTGAGCAGCGGTGCGGCGAGCGCGGCGACGAGGACCGGGGCGAGGAGCGGGGCCGCCGGGCGGCGGCGGGTGCGACTGCGGGTGCTGCGCGTGCGACTCGTCATGGCGGTTCGACGCGGCGCCCGCCGGACCGGTTCCCCCGCCCGACCGGCTCCCTCGCCCCCGGGGCCGGGGTCAGTCCCAGAGCGCGCCGAGCGCGAGCAGCTCGTCCCGGTGCTCGATCCGCTCGACCCAGTCCGCCGGCCAGGCCGACGCGCCCAGGTGCGCGCCGGCGAAGGCGCCGGTCAGGCAGGCGAGGGAGTCGGAGTCGCCGGAGGAGTAGGCGGCCCGGCGCACGGCGGCCACCGGGTCGTCGGGCAGCAGCAGGAAGCAGAGCAGGCCGGTGGCGAGCGCCTCCTCGGCGATCCAGCCCTCGCCGGTGGCCAGGCACGGGTCCGCCTCGACGTCGGGCTCGGCGAGCGCCGCGTCCAGCCGGTCGAGGACGCCGAGGCACTCGTCCCAGCCACGGGCGGCGAAGTGCTCGGGCGAGGGGTCCTGGGCGTGCGCCGCGAGGTCGCCGAGCCAGCACTCGTCGTACCGGGTGCGGGCGGCCCGCGCGTACGCGCGCAGCTCGGCGGTCAGGGCGGCCGGCGCCAGGCCGTCGGCGAGCCTGCGGACCGCGTAGGCGGTGAGGTCACTGGCCGCGAGCGCGGTCGGGTGGCCGTGGGTCAGCGCGGACTGCAGCTGGGCGGCGCCGGACAGCTGGCGCGGCGTCAGCTCCCTGACCAGGCCGATCGGTGCGACCCGCATGTTGGCGCCGCAGCCCTTGGATCCGAGGTCGCTCGCCTCCTGCCAGCGGCGGCCGTCGCTGAGCCGCTGGCAGGAGCGCAGGCAGGTCATCCCCGGCGCGCGGTTGTTCTCGGGCGAGCGCCACCAGTCGACGAACTCCTCGCGCAGCGGCCGCTCCAGCTGCGGCGGGCCGAGCGGGCCGAGCTCCAGGGCGGTGCGCAGGGCGCGTCCCAGGGCGAGCGTCATCTGGGTGTCGTCGGTGACCAGGGCCTTCTTCGGCAGCGGCAGTCGGCGCCAGTCGGGGTCGTGGGCGGCGATCAGCTCGATCGTGCGGAATTCGGTCATCCGCCCCAGGGCGTCGCCGAGCGCCAGGCCCAGCAGTGTTCCGGTCGCCTTGTCCACGGCTCCCCCTCAGATCTCGACCAGCAGTTCCTCCAGCCCCCGGATCACGTAGCCCGGGCGCCATCGCGGCTCGCGGACCAGCCGCAGGCCGGGCGCCCGGCGCAGCAGTGCGCCGTAGGACTCGGTGAGCTCCAGTCTGGCGAGCGGGGCGCCGAGACAGAAGTGAATTCCGGCGCCGAAGGTGACGTGCGGGTTGTCGGCACGGCCGAGGTCGAGCCGGTCCGGGTCGGCGAACCGGGCCGGGTCCCGGTTGGCGGAGCCGAAGAGCAGCGCGACCTCGGAGCCGCGCGGGACGGTGACGCCGCGGACCTCGATGTCCTCCAGCACCCAGCGTTCGAACATCTGGAGCGGGGTGTCCCAGCGCATCAGTTCCTCGACCGCGGTGGGGAGCAGCTCGTCCACCGAGCCGCGCAGCCGGGCGAGTTCACCGGGGTTGCGGAACAG of the Kitasatospora sp. NBC_01246 genome contains:
- a CDS encoding serpin family protein, with the protein product MTSRTRSTRSRTRRRPAAPLLAPVLVAALAAPLLTGCGSTGVADQVVRAPAPTSAPPTDPAQVAATAAATNALGLDLLHTLTATPDGAGRNLVLSPSGLATVLAMVLPGARGATADELAKALHTGLTPQQYALATGALNRTGPPTDGLTLRQADDLWVQQGFPLDQGYLATLAAAFGTGVHTADFRKDPESARRTVNATVEKATEGRIKDLFAERTINQDTRLALTDALYLKARWATPFKASQTSDRPFHRPDGSTPSVATMARTGTLRYADGSGGILGQPWQAVELPYADGGMAMDLLVPAQGGFEAFRKGLDQAQLTMILDSLTERSVDLTLPRFHFETANELTPTLRALGVAAAFDAADLGGIPGPGTDERLKVGTVVQKATVQVDEDGTVAAAGSGVGIEAAAGAVPKRAEELHIDRPFLFLIRDTTTGRPLFLGQVTDPQAG
- a CDS encoding ADP-ribosylglycohydrolase family protein produces the protein MAVTESGYADRVRGALLGGGVGDALGWPVEFQQLQQIREQYGRAGVTGLPGGGRIAEVTDDTQMTLFTAEGLIRGFVRGWSGGGGSVPEAVHGAYRRWLLTQQQGAPDQGPLPRPYDGWLLRQPFLYARRAPGNACLSGVSYHPEFRAPAPFGQSGPINAHSKGCGTVMRSAPFGLARLGVEQSFGLAAQCAQLTHGHPTGYLAAGAFASLVERLVDGVEPWTAVGQVVEQTRDWPGSKETVLALHRAVRVAEEAEPSAEAVERVGLGWIAEECLAIAVYCLLAAASGPDPARTALLLSVNHSGDSDSTGAVCGNLVGAAYGAAALPTAWTEAVEGTETLLRVADDLLVLFGSREPTHPALDGRYPAW
- a CDS encoding ADP-ribosylglycohydrolase family protein — encoded protein: MTEFRTIELIAAHDPDWRRLPLPKKALVTDDTQMTLALGRALRTALELGPLGPPQLERPLREEFVDWWRSPENNRAPGMTCLRSCQRLSDGRRWQEASDLGSKGCGANMRVAPIGLVRELTPRQLSGAAQLQSALTHGHPTALAASDLTAYAVRRLADGLAPAALTAELRAYARAARTRYDECWLGDLAAHAQDPSPEHFAARGWDECLGVLDRLDAALAEPDVEADPCLATGEGWIAEEALATGLLCFLLLPDDPVAAVRRAAYSSGDSDSLACLTGAFAGAHLGASAWPADWVERIEHRDELLALGALWD
- a CDS encoding DUF2786 domain-containing protein, whose product is MGKRRQQGGTGADGSAGPLLEQAVRAVLTAPDEGLDLALDTGASLLAASPAQWPAVSRALLGYADTAVGRCWSAGWRPADLARVVRRELKPVHLALAVDLIAAENRRHPAATTDRRWQEQLRELETAVWWPGDEAYLGAFADRHRLDRFALATNVLELLRSWGRLPPIAPVGPAPGPGGQAPRTERRAAGPVPGEPRMLSRIRALLAKAESTEYPEEAEALTAKAQQLMAQHSIDDALLAVGGEDRDAPAALRIGVDNPYEVPKTMLLDAVAAANRCRVVWAKEFGFCTIIGFDGDLDGVELLYTSLLVQATHAMNKAGSRQHLDGASRTKAFRHSFLVAYAARIRERLTAATEQATSDAAAGRHLREDGTEEQLVPDERLLPALAARTEAVDQQVGRMFPKLVSQRVRVSDGEGWVAGRAAADRAALHGRAGEIRR